The proteins below are encoded in one region of Sandaracinaceae bacterium:
- a CDS encoding methyltransferase domain-containing protein has translation MSVDQRPPPRVPRHAVGRREFFRWFEEVCPAATSRAFARGRVEGRGSSYELALDAWAVAGAPRAVLDVGCGEGQLLALAAERWPSTELLGVDVVDMSRAFDAAGHGARFWLSDAASLPLEDEQVDLTVFHFSLPFVEDPVAALREAARALRPNGVLSVVVGAPTREETVYQRFSARVRDLYRRGHGDPIQLVDRRTQTAKDLIQLAREAGFLDISVQEAEMILDGDEASLFGLMTTTYDWAFLDDIARAELEDHCRSLLGEAPLIRCRIGLRHLVGVRRA, from the coding sequence GTGAGCGTCGACCAGAGGCCACCCCCTCGGGTTCCCCGGCATGCGGTCGGGCGCCGCGAGTTCTTCCGCTGGTTCGAAGAGGTCTGCCCGGCGGCCACCAGCCGCGCGTTCGCACGCGGGCGCGTGGAAGGTCGAGGGAGCTCGTACGAGCTCGCGCTCGACGCGTGGGCGGTCGCGGGTGCGCCTCGCGCCGTCCTCGACGTCGGGTGCGGAGAAGGTCAGCTGCTGGCGCTCGCCGCGGAGCGGTGGCCTTCGACCGAACTTCTCGGCGTCGACGTCGTGGACATGTCGCGCGCGTTCGACGCGGCCGGGCATGGCGCTCGCTTCTGGCTGAGCGACGCCGCGTCTCTCCCCCTCGAGGATGAGCAGGTCGATCTGACCGTGTTCCACTTCAGCCTCCCGTTCGTCGAGGATCCCGTCGCGGCCCTGAGAGAGGCGGCGCGCGCGCTGCGCCCGAACGGGGTCCTGAGCGTCGTCGTCGGCGCCCCGACGAGGGAGGAGACCGTGTACCAACGCTTCAGCGCCCGCGTCCGAGACCTCTACCGCCGAGGGCACGGCGACCCCATCCAGCTGGTCGACCGCCGCACGCAGACCGCAAAGGACCTGATCCAGCTCGCCCGCGAGGCCGGTTTCCTCGACATCTCGGTCCAGGAGGCGGAGATGATCCTCGACGGCGACGAAGCGAGCCTCTTCGGCCTGATGACCACCACCTACGACTGGGCCTTCCTCGACGACATCGCCAGGGCCGAGCTGGAGGACCATTGCCGTTCGCTCCTCGGCGAGGCGCCACTCATTCGATGCCGCATCGGGCTGCGTCACCTCGTCGGCGTGAGGCGAGCGTGA